One stretch of Glycine soja cultivar W05 chromosome 7, ASM419377v2, whole genome shotgun sequence DNA includes these proteins:
- the LOC114418678 gene encoding uncharacterized protein LOC114418678, producing MESNTPVIAKKVLSIIRVAFFMLRKGISKGKLMMHLNNMMLKRPGKAIANLMFHHHHNHGVSGNNLQFSTAREYEFSCSNTPNNFFAAALASNNKRHRHNPFFTCAHAPPTLDDDTVTVNAVKGVLEMLNNEAFEEASPAVATALSGFGRSPMVRKLIRVTDSPFPLGESEDDKDNQVDKAAEEFIKRFYKELRKQT from the coding sequence ATGGAAAGCAATACACCAGTAATAGCAAAGAAAGTGTTGAGCATAATACGTGTGGCCTTCTTCATGCTGAGGAAAGGCATATCAAAGGGTAAGCTAATGATGCACCTCAACAACATGATGCTCAAACGCCCCGGCAAAGCCATCGCCAACCTCAtgttccaccaccaccacaaccaCGGTGTCTCCGGCAACAACCTCCAATTCTCCACCGCCAGGGAGTACGAGTTCAGCTGCAGCAACACACCCAACAACTTCTTCGCGGCAGCCCTTGCCAGCAACAACAAACGGCACCGCCACAACCCCTTCTTCACGTGCGCTCACGCGCCGCCAACCCTTGACGACGACACGGTGACCGTTAATGCCGTTAAGGGCGTGTTGGAGATGCTGAACAATGAGGCCTTCGAGGAGGCATCGCCGGCTGTGGCCACCGCGCTTTCCGGGTTCGGACGTAGCCCTATGGTGAGGAAGTTGATCAGGGTGACGGACTCTCCGTTCCCACTTGGTGAGTCTGAGGATGACAAGGACAACCAAGTGGACAAGGCTGCGGAAGAGTTCATAAAGAGATTCTACAAAGAGTTGAGGAAGCAGACTTGA